The following DNA comes from Rhinatrema bivittatum chromosome 17, aRhiBiv1.1, whole genome shotgun sequence.
TCGGCGTTTGGGATGAAGCCGTTGGACCTGAAACGGGCTTTGCTATGGCCTTCATCTCGGGCTTTCTCTACACCTTCCTGTACACCTACCTCGCTGGCCCGTTCACCTACCTGGTGGCCGTTTACACCGCTTTGATTGCCTTCATGGGCTGGCGCGCCATTGCCGGAGTCCAGCTCTGCAATGACCTCTGGACCTGGACCAAGCTCTCGGCCTGCATCGGTGCTGTGCTCTTTATAGTGTCCGACCTGACCATTGCCGTTAACAAGTTCTGCTTCCCCGTGCCCTGTTCCCGCGCCATCATCATGGCCACATACTACGCAGCCCAGATGCTGATTGCCCTGTCCGCGGTGGAGATCAGAGACGAGAGTGATTTCCACAAGAGGAAGTAAGCCGAAAGTCAGACATCGCACGGACAGTATAGACTGGATAACCCTGTGGGAGATGTTCCCTCTTTTGGTGAGCTGGTAAATGAGATTCTGCAtcactaaaacatttttttttttccttaactgaCGTTCCTTAATCTCAAGTTTTTGTCAGTGCGGGGGGATAAAACAGTTGAAAGCTGGGATTCTTAACACGGCAGTGACCTGTTTCCGTGCGCCTGTTAAACATTTGCCTTTTTCAAAGCTTCAGGCGTCCTCTTTAGAACTGCATTGTGTGGGTTATCCCGAAGCTGGTGCTAGATGATAGGAAAGCTGAAGGAGACATTGTCGGCCCTTCCAGCTTAGTCCCATGCAGTTCCACTGTGGTACAGCTAGGAACCCAAGTGAACGATAGCCGAGCCTGGGAGAGGGTACAAAACTCTTTTCTCTGGGCGGGAGAGCATGGACTACCTGCACGAACAGTGCAGTTCTTTTGCATTTACActggacttctttttttttttttttcccttctggacCCAAACGAAACACGTACCAGTTTTCCATACGCAGTCCCGAGCAGCATTTTAACCTCTGCGCTCGTGAAGGGAGGTGACAGGTCTGCCATGTCCGCATTTTCTCCAGAGGCGGGGCTTTGCGTTCGTGTGCTGCGTTGGCGCTTTCAGCGGAAGCTGCTCGTGTTGTGATCTCTAACTGCAGGGAAACGAGAAGGCTGTGCCCGGTGTTATTTGCCAGACACCTGGACGTGTGGTCGGGGGCCAGAACTGATTAATGCATTTCCGGATCTTGTTTCGTGAGGATCCCAGTGTAAGCCGTGCCCTTGCTGCTATTTGTGCCTGCTGCTGTTGAtaattaaatatttcttcattccaGGTATCAAATAATCTCctttgagatttaaaaaaaaaaaaaattccatttctTCCCAGAGCAAGTTAATAATATTGGTCTAAATGCAATCATTTTTACTTGAGTCATCAGTGGATAAGGTACGTAGTCCAGTTGCATAAAATAATCTCTTCTCATAGCATGTGTAAGAGTGGTGGAGGGGTCCAGAGTTCATGATCCATCCCCACTGCCCCCATGGCTTCACCGCCTAATGGGATCAGGCGGTTTTACTGCACTGGATTGAAGGCAGACCCACTTTACAGATCTGGAATTCGTGAGAATCtgggatagaaaaaaaaagtgactcgGGTGATACCTCCCACTTTTAAGTGTTTATTCAAATAAAGccactggagtttcattacatgaaaCCTGGAGTGAGGGGATTACTACAAAAGCAGCATTACCGTTGATTTTGCCAAATTACTTTTCCTGGAAAGCATGGGGTAAACTTAAGCCAATACCTTTTGTACAAAGCTGTGCAAGCGCACACCCAAGCACCAGTGTTATGTCCGAGCTCAGGAGGCTAATGTTTCTCTGCTTGTGAGAGCAGCCAGTCAGCGTTTCTTACAAGCAGTCAGCAGCGGAGTGCCAGCTGTCCTCGCCATCACCCTGCTTTGCGGCACCTGTCAGCTCTGTAATTTAGCCTTGCAGCACGGCTTCTGTTTTTTACAGTTCGGATCTGGGAGCACCTTTGCCAGGGCATCCTGTCGGGGATTTATGTTCGAGATGTCCTTATACCATCGTCGCAACATTAAGCTGGCACATCGGGGGAAATGAGGAAGAGCAGAGTCGTTTATTGCATGCTCTTGAACCTGTTGGGATGGATGGGTGTTTGAAGACTTCTGTTGCCATCAGTACTGTGGTCACGTTGCCACCTTTTCCTGGGCTTTTGTAGCATAAAATGCACAGCACTGCAATGCTCCGCCGTTCACGGGGCTGTCTGGCATAGGTTATATTATTTTTCTCGGACTCCTGGTCAGATTCTTTCCATTCTTGTGCCCAGCTCTGCCCGGGCTTGCCCATCAGCACTGCATTTTTTCCATATTGTCAGGAAAGTCTTAAATAAAATCCATTTTTCCAGCACAGATTAAACTGTGCGTTGGGATGGTTAAGACTCTAACAGAACTGGCAGggagaattttttctttttttttaatttccaggaACATTTGGGATTTCATTTTaatttgatgaaaaaaaaacaaacagcattaGATAAACAGTGTCTTATTTTAGGATGATCTCACCCTCTATTGGCTGTTAGGAAATTATAATGACTTTGTATGAAAATTGTAATATTCCGTTTCACGTGACGTTTGATGATGCAGGGGTAGAACTTGGGCTGCTGGGATATCTTCGGTTTTCTCTGTACGTTTACAGCAGGAAACAGCCTTTGAAAAAATACCGAAACCCAACAGAGATTCCCTAGAATACAGAAAAGCAGCCGGAACCTGCCACAGAGCTGGACTCTTAAGACCGTAATAATTTCTCTGTATTTCATCCCGGGGGCCAGAAACATGGGGAGCAGGCCTGGCCCGTGGCAGGCGCCTCGGTGACATCCCTCAGCTTCACCAAGGGGCTCTTTTGGCACTGGGGCCTCAAGGCACTGGCCCAGCTtgccccctccccagcccagCTTAAGGGCTGGGCAAACACTGGGCCGAACTTTCCGCAGGTCGGTTTACCGTACGCACTTAACCGGCAAACTTTCTGGCCAAGGCCGGGTTTTCCTGCGAAAAGCGCTGCGGGCCTTTTTTTTGCCAACACGTAAGGTAAAAATTGTGctggctcaattttttttttttcttttcctgtgtcACGTCTTTTCCCTTCTAGAAGCCGCAGGAAACTTGAAGCCTGAGCCGAAAGGTGCGCTGTTTCAAAACCGTGCAGTTGCCACTTCGTTTTTAACCCTAATTTTCTCTGATTCTTATAAGCCACTGATAtttttaactccccccccccccccccccccccccatcccgccCCCATGGACGGTTTCCCGATTCTGAATTTATATATGAGCAGGGTGCAGAAGAGAGAGTTGGGGAAAACTATTCTGCCACCTTCCAGCTGAATGGTTATGGCCTTGTTCTGAGCAGCGAGGGGAGAAGAGAACATGCGTACGTACGTCCTCCTATaaccctctctttcccccttcacCGTTCAGAACAAGGCCATGTTTAGAAGCAGAATTCTGCCGAGCTCAACGCCCACACAAAATGGCCAGGGTCTTCCGTAGAACTTGACCTGCCTTTTCTGTTCTCGAGTAAATGCCTGGCCCTGGGTATTTAGGGCGGAACATCCGAGTGCGAATCACTGAATATCGATTCGGTGGATCCCAAATGACTGTGAAAGACTGCAACAGAGACAGACATGatgggttgattttttttctattggtgTGGCCATGAAGTCGGCAGTCTTCACCACTAGCAAACTGTATTGGCCagcacagccttttttttttttttttttaatcaagtatAGCTGAGATGATAGGAGTCCGCCTTCAGCTGTTTTTGTAGATACTGCTGAGCcatttctggttgctgcattgAATTAACAGTACTGTAACATTTAGTTGAGCTCTGATCCTATGAGACTCCTTTTTAGGGAAGAAAACGGGGCATTTTAACTGTTGGAGTCTTCTCGCTAGGGAGGGTGAGCCCGATTCCAACAGTAAAAGCTATTGTTCATTAGGGAAAGTAATGCCATGTTGCTTATACGTTTTAAAAGAGAGAGACTCTCAATTTGGAAGCACTGCCTTGGTCTTAAACCCGCAGCGATGCGCATcagactgtctccagctgtgtTAACTCCCATTTGGTTATAACCAATCACCCAAAATAAataactttccttttttttacgTGGTGATAGTTTAA
Coding sequences within:
- the TMEM86A gene encoding LOW QUALITY PROTEIN: lysoplasmalogenase-like protein TMEM86A (The sequence of the model RefSeq protein was modified relative to this genomic sequence to represent the inferred CDS: inserted 1 base in 1 codon), which produces MVSPVTVVKSEGPKLVPFFKATCVYFVLWLPTSSPCWFSALIKCLPIFCLWVFLLAHGVNFVVAHRSVRRIFAGLIFSALGDAFLIWQEQGYFVHGLLMFAITHILYSSAFGMKPLDLXTGFAMAFISGFLYTFLYTYLAGPFTYLVAVYTALIAFMGWRAIAGVQLCNDLWTWTKLSACIGAVLFIVSDLTIAVNKFCFPVPCSRAIIMATYYAAQMLIALSAVEIRDESDFHKRK